A single Tachypleus tridentatus isolate NWPU-2018 chromosome 9, ASM421037v1, whole genome shotgun sequence DNA region contains:
- the LOC143225402 gene encoding uncharacterized protein LOC143225402: MSDRSIKLNVNHGRNVSTRSNFSSTSQRSTLVSVTSRYSSGRQSVGANVLIIVGLLLSFFGLAMTLAGVYVEFTHSETQEAFMGIGPSLIGIGIFFLFLRLFFCPTYLGSCCKRLSRLIPTKNVINPRSSSKDAISRTTSAKRFNRKSPVRGSGASSAGNTNVLTKPALRSINKPSTTGKVNFLPEDETKDTKTCENRRDLETNTAVRSSSDILRPTTQDSFINVVNVSREQQIQSGNVESRPNVDLKSTKSNSLEFLDDFSETVRELGLK, encoded by the coding sequence ATGTCTGACAGAAGTATAAAATTGAATGTCAACCATGGCAGAAACGTTTCAACAAGGTCCAACTTCTCGTCAACGAGCCAAAGATCGACACTTGTTTCAGTTACAAGTCGATATTCATCTGGGAGGCAGAGTGTTGGCGCCAATGTTCTTATTATCGTTGGATTGTTGTTGAGCTTCTTCGGCTTAGCTATGACACTTGCTGGAGTTTATGTTGAATTTACTCATTCTGAAACTCAAGAGGCATTTATGGGAATCGGCCCTTCCCTGATCGGAATTggcattttttttctctttcttcgtCTATTCTTCTGCCCCACATACCTAGGTAGCTGTTGTAAAAGGTTAAGTCGTTTAATTCCAACAAAAAACGTCATAAATCCTCGTTCTTCTAGTAAGGACGCCATCTCAAGGACAACTTCTGCAAAAAGATTCAACAGAAAATCTCCGGTAAGGGGTTCTGGCGCCAGTTCAGCAGGAAATACAAATGTATTAACAAAACCTGCTCTTCGCTCAATAAATAAACCCAGTACTACTGGTAAAGTGAATTTTCTTCCAGAAGACGAAACTAAGGACACTAAAACCTGCGAAAATCGACGAGATTTGGAAACCAATACTGCCGTGCGATCGTCATCCGATATTCTTCGACCTACAACTCAAGACAGTTTTATTAATGTTGTCAACGTTTCTCGTGAACAACAGATACAAAGCGGAAATGTAGAAAGCAGACCTAACGTTGATTTGAAGTCCACAAAATCGAACTCATTGGAATTTTTAGACGACTTTAGTGAAACTGTAAGAGAACTTGGACTCAAATGA